In Saprospiraceae bacterium, a genomic segment contains:
- the cas2 gene encoding CRISPR-associated endonuclease Cas2 yields the protein MIIRMIIYDIESDPLRTKFSKKLEALGFIRMQYSVFCGSHPDHQWKYCKEQIDKVLSKKMGDHDKVDILRLGKIQLKKMDSLGLAADFEYILSPPDVLWI from the coding sequence ATGATTATAAGAATGATCATTTATGATATTGAATCAGATCCATTAAGGACGAAGTTCTCGAAAAAACTGGAAGCATTAGGATTTATCCGGATGCAATATTCAGTTTTCTGCGGTAGCCATCCTGATCATCAATGGAAATATTGTAAAGAACAGATCGATAAGGTATTATCCAAAAAAATGGGGGATCATGACAAAGTGGATATTTTGAGACTGGGAAAAATACAACTAAAAAAGATGGATAGTCTTGGTTTGGCTGCAGATTTTGAATATATATTGAGCCCACCGGACGTACTTTGGATATGA
- the cas1 gene encoding CRISPR-associated endonuclease Cas1 has product MEWVRQLLELKLIHQQQNLRWLINRFSSTAHFAKTALDRMDRSRTRLQQENDYDVFRGIEGSASKWYWAAVALSLKKHTEFDGRVKRGPKDLFNKGLNYVYGITYGIIESSLLMCGLDPYIGFFHVIQYDKPTLAYDQIEPFRPWADRILIQMFMQKMITDEDVEEETGLLTSDCRKKIIQYYYKVMHERSLLNGKKIKRIDHIHYLSQTLAQQIRNYDYKNDHL; this is encoded by the coding sequence ATGGAATGGGTAAGACAATTGTTGGAATTGAAATTAATACATCAGCAGCAAAACCTACGCTGGTTGATAAATAGATTTAGTTCAACTGCCCACTTCGCAAAAACCGCATTGGATCGTATGGATCGGTCAAGAACCAGACTTCAACAGGAAAATGATTACGATGTATTCAGAGGTATTGAAGGGAGTGCATCTAAATGGTATTGGGCGGCGGTCGCATTAAGTTTAAAGAAGCATACGGAATTTGATGGAAGAGTCAAAAGAGGACCTAAAGACTTGTTCAACAAAGGACTGAATTATGTATATGGAATTACTTATGGCATCATTGAATCGAGTCTGCTTATGTGTGGCTTGGATCCATACATTGGTTTTTTTCATGTAATTCAATATGACAAACCCACTTTGGCTTATGATCAAATTGAACCATTCCGGCCATGGGCAGATCGAATTCTGATTCAAATGTTTATGCAAAAAATGATTACAGATGAGGATGTGGAGGAAGAAACAGGACTATTAACCAGTGATTGCAGAAAAAAGATTATCCAATATTATTATAAAGTTATGCATGAACGTAGTTTATTGAATGGGAAGAAAATCAAAAGAATTGATCATATTCACTATTTAAGTCAGACACTTGCACAGCAAATCCGGAATTATGATTATAAGAATGATCATTTATGA
- a CDS encoding CRISPR-associated endonuclease Cas1: MHLFIEQYGVRLELEDGMLKISGTDGVRYASFLKLNSINILKNGIISTAVLGMAAEFEVPVMIYDATGRVDAWTWSHKYGSIALLRKSQVYYSDSKFEWNG; the protein is encoded by the coding sequence ATGCATCTTTTTATAGAACAATATGGAGTTAGATTGGAATTAGAAGACGGTATGCTCAAAATATCAGGTACGGATGGAGTGCGATATGCCAGTTTTTTAAAATTGAACAGCATCAATATCCTTAAAAACGGGATCATCAGCACAGCAGTATTAGGTATGGCTGCTGAATTCGAAGTGCCAGTAATGATTTATGATGCAACCGGAAGGGTGGATGCCTGGACCTGGAGTCACAAATATGGGAGCATAGCTTTGTTGCGTAAAAGCCAGGTGTATTATAGTGATTCCAAATTTGAATGGAATGGGTAA
- a CDS encoding RNA-directed DNA polymerase, with product MSIKTAIKIRAKRFSKIETLRDLCSLIRKHEQQVVLMAHQPRYHRYEIPKSKGGLRLVEDPEKKLKIVQTFINEHLQAFYSLIRPECVYGFVIKREAGEDRTITGNAMQHLGCNYLLNVDLKDFFHQVSRVRVEEIFKIHFNHFHDELIDILARLTTYHDRLPMGAPSSPVLSNMASIEMDRELIQYSKHTGLVYSRYADDLSFSTLDLMEPEHLDNIKSIISQCGFNVNPQKIKWFGHEDRKEITGILLDGNRLGLPELYLEGLQKELMRYKSYMEVESRYRTGASAKKLKLFESELRGKINFALTVMPEDQGVGKLFDQFEEAKEIMQDFESVSWLDLPYEFF from the coding sequence ATGTCTATAAAAACTGCCATAAAGATCAGAGCTAAACGATTCAGTAAAATCGAAACCCTAAGAGATCTTTGCAGTTTGATTCGCAAGCATGAACAGCAAGTGGTGTTGATGGCCCATCAACCACGATATCACCGTTACGAAATTCCAAAATCTAAAGGTGGTTTAAGATTGGTTGAAGATCCCGAAAAGAAACTCAAAATCGTACAAACATTTATCAATGAACATTTGCAGGCTTTTTACAGCCTGATCAGACCTGAATGTGTATATGGTTTTGTGATTAAACGGGAAGCCGGTGAAGACAGGACGATTACCGGGAATGCTATGCAACATTTAGGATGTAATTATTTATTGAATGTGGATCTTAAAGATTTTTTTCATCAGGTAAGTCGTGTCAGGGTGGAAGAAATCTTTAAAATTCATTTCAATCATTTTCATGACGAATTGATTGATATATTGGCCAGATTAACTACCTATCATGATAGATTGCCAATGGGTGCTCCAAGTTCTCCTGTATTATCAAATATGGCCAGCATTGAGATGGATCGTGAATTGATACAATACAGCAAACATACAGGACTTGTATATTCTAGGTACGCAGATGATCTTAGTTTTTCCACTCTTGATTTGATGGAGCCCGAACACTTGGACAACATTAAGAGTATCATATCGCAATGTGGCTTTAACGTGAACCCTCAAAAAATCAAATGGTTTGGACATGAAGATCGAAAGGAAATCACCGGTATTCTGCTCGATGGCAACAGACTTGGCTTGCCGGAATTGTATCTGGAAGGATTGCAGAAAGAATTGATGAGATATAAATCGTACATGGAAGTAGAATCCAGGTATCGGACAGGTGCGAGTGCAAAAAAGTTAAAATTGTTTGAATCAGAATTACGTGGCAAAATAAACTTTGCCTTGACCGTGATGCCCGAAGATCAGGGTGTAGGCAAGCTTTTCGACCAATTTGAAGAAGCCAAAGAAATTATGCAAGATTTTGAATCTGTAAGCTGGTTGGATCTTCCATACGAATTTTTTTAA
- a CDS encoding PH domain-containing protein encodes MATYAERHLLKGESILHETTYHWVHFISWKALISLFIIPIIQQLTDEFVITNRRIIIKKGLIRIWTFEMSLRKIESVFVDQSILGRILNFGTVTITGSGGTREIFIVFGNHLCSERNLWKLSLI; translated from the coding sequence ATGGCTACTTATGCTGAAAGACATTTGCTTAAAGGAGAATCGATTCTCCATGAGACCACTTACCATTGGGTTCACTTTATTTCATGGAAGGCTTTAATCTCATTATTTATCATTCCTATAATTCAACAATTGACCGATGAATTCGTGATTACCAACCGGCGCATCATTATCAAGAAGGGTTTGATCAGAATCTGGACATTTGAAATGAGCCTACGTAAAATAGAATCCGTTTTTGTCGATCAAAGTATTTTGGGTCGCATTCTTAATTTTGGTACAGTTACGATAACCGGCAGCGGCGGTACACGAGAAATTTTCATTGTATTTGGCAACCATCTTTGTTCAGAAAGGAATTTATGGAAGCTGAGCTTAATATGA